A genome region from Nocardioides cynanchi includes the following:
- a CDS encoding quaternary amine ABC transporter ATP-binding protein, with protein sequence MTAPTIEPARATTGGSTDPALKVDGLWKIFGNRSEKIIGTPDADLSRKDLQEKTGCVMAVKDVSFEVAPGEVFVVMGLSGSGKSTLVRMLTRLIEPTAGTVHLGDDEVTSADEKALRDLRRKRVGMVFQHFGLLPHRQVLDNIAFGLEVRGEDRSERRDRAQEMVDLVGLSGYERSYPDQLSGGMQQRVGLARALAADPDVLLFDEPFSALDPLIRRDMQNEVIRLHHEVGKTMVFITHDLAEALKLGDRILIMRDGEVVQVGRPDEVVGAPADDYVRDFVSDVPKSHVLTLKWVMRPVNGDEAIEGPALQADQVVREAARAVLDNRGPCRVVDGDKVVGVVDDEDILRVVVAEEHRS encoded by the coding sequence ATGACCGCGCCCACGATCGAGCCCGCCCGGGCCACCACCGGCGGCTCCACCGACCCCGCCCTGAAGGTGGACGGCCTCTGGAAGATCTTCGGCAACCGCTCCGAGAAGATCATCGGTACCCCCGACGCCGATCTCTCGCGTAAGGACCTCCAGGAGAAGACCGGCTGCGTGATGGCCGTCAAGGACGTCTCGTTCGAGGTCGCACCCGGCGAGGTCTTCGTGGTGATGGGCCTGTCCGGCTCTGGGAAGTCGACCCTGGTCCGGATGCTGACCCGCCTGATCGAGCCGACCGCCGGGACGGTGCACCTGGGCGACGACGAGGTCACCAGTGCCGACGAGAAGGCACTGCGCGACCTGCGTCGCAAGCGGGTCGGCATGGTCTTCCAGCACTTCGGCCTCCTGCCGCACCGCCAGGTGCTCGACAACATCGCCTTCGGCCTCGAGGTCCGCGGCGAGGACCGCAGCGAGCGACGCGACCGGGCGCAGGAGATGGTGGACCTGGTCGGCCTCTCCGGCTACGAGCGGTCCTACCCCGACCAGCTCTCCGGCGGCATGCAGCAGCGCGTGGGCCTGGCCCGGGCCCTGGCGGCCGACCCGGACGTGCTCCTCTTCGACGAGCCGTTCTCGGCCCTCGACCCCCTGATCCGGCGCGACATGCAGAACGAGGTCATCCGGTTGCACCACGAGGTGGGCAAGACGATGGTCTTCATCACCCACGACCTGGCCGAGGCGCTCAAGCTCGGCGACCGGATCCTGATCATGCGCGACGGCGAGGTCGTCCAGGTCGGGCGGCCCGACGAGGTCGTCGGGGCTCCGGCCGACGACTACGTGCGCGACTTCGTCTCCGACGTCCCCAAGTCGCACGTGCTGACCCTGAAGTGGGTGATGCGCCCGGTCAACGGCGACGAGGCCATCGAGGGCCCGGCACTCCAGGCCGACCAGGTCGTGCGCGAAGCGGCACGGGCGGTGCTCGACAACCGGGGGCCGTGCCGGGTCGTGGACGGCGACAAGGTGGTCGGCGTCGTGGACGACGAGGACATCCTCCGCGTCGTGGTGGCGGAGGAGCACCGGTCGTGA
- a CDS encoding ABC transporter permease, with amino-acid sequence MSVLVTSESRPGPAVPKEEQPRAAPVEKRRTGLKLGAVAVVWVVGWLLFRGHATLAVPFQQLNGFHTWINHLRDSIQASAQTNWFFHGVIGNITDFFNWLVAKLQSWVSVPSPPRPVPEIGWIGVVALLAWIGLAAAGVRYALVVAVTVMLFGFGGFWQDGVDTLIITVISVVACVIVGLPLGIAMSRRRWLSAAVTPVLDVMQTMPSFAYLSPLSLIFGIGPSAAVVLTFIYALPPLVRITEHGIRTVPESTIEAAGSMGLTTRQLLRKVQLPMARRTIVVGLNQCTMAALSMAVIAAFVAGPGLGQDVSNALTNLDVGTATVSGMLIVAIAIMLDRTTTAASERREHVQGRIASVSGMGVMMTSVVLERLPRWASQDHRVARRRPSALMRRLVLGLAVVPVLVAVYLSRQYLNLALFPESWNVGTDLAAKVNDFVNWFVNHVDTVTTGFKNAVSYGLLNPLQNLMANSPWWLMAFVLLAAGLVLGGWRALVSVAVCLAIILGTGLWNDTMITLTMTLVATILVMISAVVLGVAMGRNRLIDVWVRPFLDTFQTIPSFVYLVPALALFGASRFTAIVAAVAYGVPIATKLVADGIRGVSATTVEAAQASGITSWQMILKVQIPMARESLVLATNQGLLYVLSVVVIGGLVGGGSLGYLVVSGFSQDQLFGKGLAAGIAITALGVMLDRVARYTAARYGRA; translated from the coding sequence GTGAGCGTGCTCGTGACCTCCGAGTCGCGGCCCGGGCCGGCTGTTCCCAAGGAGGAACAGCCGCGGGCCGCTCCGGTCGAGAAGCGTCGTACCGGTCTCAAGCTCGGCGCGGTCGCCGTGGTGTGGGTCGTCGGCTGGCTGCTGTTCCGGGGCCACGCCACGCTCGCGGTCCCGTTCCAGCAGCTGAACGGCTTCCACACCTGGATCAACCACCTGCGCGACAGCATCCAGGCCTCGGCCCAGACCAACTGGTTCTTCCACGGCGTGATCGGCAACATCACGGACTTCTTCAACTGGCTGGTCGCGAAGCTCCAGTCGTGGGTGAGCGTCCCGTCGCCGCCGCGGCCGGTGCCCGAGATCGGCTGGATCGGTGTGGTCGCGCTGCTGGCCTGGATCGGGCTGGCCGCGGCCGGAGTGCGCTACGCCCTCGTGGTGGCCGTCACGGTCATGCTCTTCGGGTTCGGTGGATTCTGGCAGGACGGCGTGGACACCCTGATCATCACCGTGATCTCGGTCGTGGCCTGCGTCATCGTCGGGCTCCCGCTCGGCATCGCGATGTCCCGGCGCCGGTGGCTGTCGGCCGCAGTGACGCCGGTGCTCGACGTGATGCAGACGATGCCGTCGTTCGCCTACCTCTCACCGTTGTCCCTGATCTTCGGCATCGGCCCGTCCGCGGCGGTGGTGCTCACCTTCATCTACGCGCTGCCCCCGTTGGTCCGGATCACCGAGCACGGCATCAGGACCGTGCCGGAGTCGACGATCGAGGCGGCGGGGTCGATGGGGCTGACCACCCGCCAGCTGCTCCGCAAGGTCCAGCTGCCGATGGCCCGGCGCACGATCGTGGTCGGTCTCAACCAGTGCACGATGGCGGCTCTCTCGATGGCCGTGATCGCGGCGTTCGTGGCGGGCCCCGGCCTCGGCCAGGACGTGAGCAACGCCCTGACCAACCTCGATGTCGGCACCGCGACCGTCTCGGGCATGCTGATCGTGGCGATCGCGATCATGCTCGACCGCACCACGACCGCGGCCAGCGAGCGTCGTGAGCACGTGCAGGGCCGGATCGCGTCGGTGTCCGGCATGGGTGTGATGATGACCAGCGTCGTGCTGGAGCGGCTTCCCCGCTGGGCCAGCCAGGACCACCGGGTCGCCCGACGCCGGCCCTCGGCGCTGATGCGCCGCCTCGTGCTCGGCCTGGCCGTGGTCCCCGTGCTGGTCGCGGTCTACCTCTCCCGTCAGTACCTCAACCTCGCGCTGTTCCCCGAGTCCTGGAACGTCGGCACCGACCTGGCGGCGAAGGTCAACGACTTCGTGAACTGGTTCGTCAACCACGTGGACACGGTCACCACGGGCTTCAAGAACGCGGTCTCCTACGGGCTCCTCAACCCGTTGCAGAACCTGATGGCCAACTCGCCGTGGTGGCTGATGGCGTTCGTGCTGCTGGCGGCCGGGCTGGTCCTCGGCGGCTGGCGGGCGCTGGTCTCGGTCGCGGTGTGCCTGGCGATCATCCTGGGCACCGGCCTGTGGAACGACACGATGATCACCCTGACCATGACCCTGGTCGCCACCATCCTGGTGATGATCAGCGCGGTCGTGCTGGGTGTCGCCATGGGACGCAACCGACTCATCGACGTCTGGGTCCGGCCGTTCCTCGACACCTTCCAGACGATCCCGTCGTTCGTCTACCTGGTGCCTGCGCTGGCGCTGTTCGGTGCGAGCCGCTTCACCGCGATCGTGGCGGCGGTGGCGTACGGCGTACCGATCGCGACCAAGCTCGTCGCCGACGGCATCCGCGGCGTCTCGGCGACCACGGTGGAGGCGGCTCAGGCCTCGGGCATCACCAGCTGGCAGATGATCCTCAAGGTCCAGATCCCGATGGCCCGCGAGTCCCTCGTGCTCGCGACCAACCAGGGCCTGCTCTACGTGCTGTCCGTCGTGGTGATCGGCGGTCTGGTCGGCGGCGGCAGCCTCGGCTACCTCGTCGTCTCGGGGTTCTCGCAGGACCAGCTGTTCGGGAAGGGCCTGGCGGCCGGCATCGCCATCACCGCCTTGGGGGTGATGCTGGATCGAGTCGCCCGTTACACGGCTGCCAGATACGGCCGCGCCTGA